One window of the Burkholderia ubonensis subsp. mesacidophila genome contains the following:
- the pgaA gene encoding poly-beta-1,6 N-acetyl-D-glucosamine export porin PgaA, with amino-acid sequence MLLLVASGTCIAAEGEADSSKPQNVAQAQGASGAQPADAAAVRDEVFGLATSGGAVKAIDEAKSRPDIFSAFDLAQLEELSIRQQVRGGRDKARSMTSTDRFDGLDTALRAADELNAKMPITPEYSPVRTALAGDRTVAYAARGDMQKAVASFETIPPDAEVSIDALAGAGDAYLYLGEPGKAEAAYRRALTQASASPTDRATRGYQYGARTRPIELREGLFWSYIDQGRAKDASTVLDEMAKSLPPAAQVHPWDPANDDYLRYYRLRAQLLINTGRTEEGIAELEKIEKEVPFNSEISAAHADAISSQSHPRQATAMYHATLTDHPDSIENLAGLGRASLAADDYEAARKIDQTFGNTFPDSGAVRQFKRDYNAYRSPVLTTDVSYEHGNSALADNSFTSNTYLYSQPFGDNWRVFSHTFFGYAQTDIGRISRTRTGVGGDYRHGPLSLQAEATRSFGTDGRTGGRGSVTYNFDDYWSVSGGLDSNDNALPWKAYVAHIWGKSANVEVAYRQNDRREVRLSYGVSRYSDSNFHQEIAATGTQRVYTSANQLVNVSLNVGTDSNTRQATPYFSPARDYAAAATVMHQWLVWKKGDMSMRQRISASGGAYNERGFGTSALWTARLEHAWTFKHDITLTYGVEVSSHAYDGQRERSETGFLSLNLPF; translated from the coding sequence ATGTTGCTGCTCGTTGCATCCGGTACCTGCATCGCCGCCGAAGGCGAAGCCGATTCAAGCAAACCGCAGAACGTCGCCCAGGCGCAGGGCGCGTCGGGCGCGCAGCCGGCCGACGCGGCAGCCGTGCGCGACGAAGTGTTCGGTCTCGCCACGAGCGGCGGCGCCGTCAAGGCGATCGACGAGGCGAAATCCCGGCCGGACATCTTCTCCGCCTTCGATCTCGCCCAGCTGGAAGAACTCTCGATCCGCCAGCAAGTGCGGGGCGGACGCGACAAGGCGCGCTCGATGACGAGCACCGATCGCTTCGACGGGCTCGACACCGCGCTGCGCGCGGCGGACGAGCTCAACGCGAAAATGCCGATCACGCCCGAGTACTCGCCGGTCCGAACGGCGCTCGCCGGAGATCGCACGGTCGCCTACGCGGCCCGCGGCGACATGCAAAAGGCGGTGGCGTCGTTCGAAACGATCCCGCCCGACGCGGAGGTCTCGATCGATGCGCTGGCGGGCGCAGGCGACGCCTATCTGTACCTCGGCGAGCCGGGCAAGGCCGAGGCCGCCTATCGACGCGCGCTGACGCAGGCGAGCGCGTCGCCGACCGACCGTGCGACGCGCGGCTACCAGTATGGCGCCCGCACGCGCCCGATCGAGCTGCGCGAGGGCCTGTTCTGGTCGTATATCGACCAGGGACGGGCGAAGGATGCGAGCACGGTGCTCGACGAGATGGCCAAGTCGTTGCCGCCGGCCGCGCAGGTTCATCCGTGGGACCCGGCAAACGACGATTACCTGCGCTACTACCGGCTGCGCGCGCAGCTTCTGATCAACACCGGCAGGACCGAAGAAGGGATTGCGGAGCTGGAGAAGATCGAGAAGGAAGTGCCGTTCAACTCCGAAATAAGCGCCGCCCATGCCGACGCAATATCGAGCCAGTCGCACCCGCGCCAGGCGACCGCGATGTATCACGCGACGCTGACCGACCACCCCGACAGCATCGAGAATCTCGCCGGGCTCGGCCGCGCATCGCTCGCGGCGGACGACTACGAAGCCGCGCGCAAGATCGACCAGACCTTCGGCAATACGTTTCCGGACAGCGGTGCGGTCCGCCAGTTCAAGCGCGACTACAACGCGTACCGCAGCCCGGTGCTGACGACGGACGTGAGCTACGAGCACGGCAACAGCGCACTGGCGGACAACAGCTTCACGTCGAATACGTATCTGTATTCGCAACCGTTCGGCGACAACTGGCGCGTGTTTTCCCATACGTTCTTCGGCTATGCGCAAACCGACATCGGCAGGATCAGCCGCACGCGCACGGGGGTCGGCGGCGACTACCGGCACGGGCCGCTCAGCCTGCAGGCCGAAGCCACGCGATCGTTCGGCACCGACGGACGCACCGGCGGCCGCGGTTCCGTCACCTACAACTTCGACGACTACTGGTCGGTATCCGGCGGGCTCGACAGCAACGACAACGCGCTGCCGTGGAAGGCCTATGTCGCGCACATCTGGGGCAAGTCCGCGAACGTCGAGGTGGCGTACCGCCAGAACGATCGCCGCGAGGTCAGGCTGAGCTACGGCGTAAGCCGCTACTCCGACTCGAACTTCCACCAGGAAATCGCGGCGACCGGCACGCAGCGCGTGTACACGTCCGCGAACCAGCTGGTCAACGTTTCGCTGAACGTCGGCACCGACAGCAACACCCGGCAGGCCACCCCCTACTTCAGTCCGGCACGCGACTATGCGGCCGCGGCGACCGTCATGCATCAGTGGCTGGTCTGGAAGAAGGGCGACATGTCGATGCGGCAGCGCATCTCCGCGTCCGGCGGCGCCTACAACGAGCGAGGATTCGGCACCAGCGCGCTGTGGACCGCCCGCCTCGAACATGCGTGGACCTTCAAGCACGACATCACGCTGACCTACGGCGTCGAGGTCAGCAGCCACGCTTACGACGGCCAGCGGGAGCGCTCGGAAACGGGCTTCCTCTCGCTCAACCTGCCGTTCTAG
- the pgaC gene encoding poly-beta-1,6-N-acetyl-D-glucosamine synthase, protein MTTHDLIRRLQDFVFYYPFFMSYLWMIGGVVHFFLLEEGRVLSKRALAASGMPKVSIVVPCFNEAANVRSVITHLNGMDYPNYDIIAVNDGSKDHTGDMLNELAAAIPRLIVIHHARNEGKAVGLTTAAAVSNAEYLLCIDGDSLLAHDAIGWMLEHFISDPGVGAVTGNPRIRTRTSLLGRMQVGEFSSIVGLIKRTQQVYGRIFTVSGVITMFRKTALADVGYWSSDMLTEDIDISWKLQCRDWRVVYEPHALSWILMPETLKGLYRQRLRWAKGGIQVLLKYAGTIAQPARMMMWPLFAEYLIGIAWAYSMSFILLLSVVGLFHPLPPDWHVSLVPHWHGMLLVATCVLQLIVGCMIDRRYDEKLLMYFLDTVWYPVAFWLISMITTVVALPATVLRARGKRAVWTSPDRGIQHEERADY, encoded by the coding sequence ATGACGACACACGACCTCATCCGGCGCCTGCAGGACTTCGTCTTCTACTACCCGTTCTTCATGTCGTATCTGTGGATGATCGGGGGCGTCGTGCATTTCTTCCTGCTCGAAGAAGGCCGCGTGCTGTCGAAGCGCGCGCTCGCGGCGAGCGGCATGCCGAAGGTGTCGATCGTCGTGCCCTGCTTCAACGAGGCGGCGAACGTGCGCAGCGTGATCACGCACCTGAACGGCATGGATTATCCGAACTACGACATCATCGCGGTCAACGACGGAAGCAAGGATCACACCGGCGACATGCTCAACGAGCTGGCCGCCGCGATCCCGCGGCTCATCGTGATCCATCACGCGCGCAACGAGGGCAAGGCGGTGGGCCTGACGACCGCGGCGGCCGTGTCGAACGCGGAGTACCTGCTCTGCATCGACGGCGATTCGCTGCTCGCGCACGATGCGATCGGCTGGATGCTCGAGCATTTCATTTCCGACCCCGGCGTCGGCGCGGTGACCGGCAACCCGCGCATCCGCACGCGTACGTCGCTGCTCGGCCGCATGCAGGTCGGCGAATTTTCGTCGATCGTCGGGCTGATCAAGCGCACGCAACAGGTGTACGGCCGCATCTTCACGGTGTCCGGCGTCATCACGATGTTCCGCAAGACCGCGCTCGCCGATGTCGGCTACTGGAGCTCGGACATGCTGACCGAGGACATCGACATCAGCTGGAAGCTGCAGTGCCGCGACTGGCGCGTCGTGTACGAGCCGCACGCGCTCAGCTGGATCCTGATGCCGGAGACGCTCAAGGGGCTCTACCGCCAGCGGCTGCGCTGGGCCAAGGGCGGCATCCAGGTGCTGCTCAAGTACGCGGGCACGATCGCGCAGCCGGCGCGAATGATGATGTGGCCGCTGTTCGCGGAGTACCTGATCGGCATCGCGTGGGCGTATTCGATGTCGTTCATCCTGCTGCTGTCGGTCGTCGGCCTCTTCCATCCGCTGCCGCCGGACTGGCACGTGTCGCTCGTGCCGCACTGGCACGGCATGCTGCTGGTGGCGACCTGCGTGCTGCAGCTGATCGTCGGCTGCATGATCGATCGCCGCTACGACGAAAAGCTGCTGATGTACTTCCTGGATACCGTCTGGTATCCCGTCGCCTTCTGGCTGATCAGCATGATCACGACCGTTGTCGCCCTCCCCGCCACCGTGTTGCGAGCCCGTGGCAAACGCGCCGTATGGACCAGCCCCGACCGAGGAATTCAGCATGAAGAACGCGCCGATTATTGA
- a CDS encoding Zn-dependent hydrolase → MRRDDILRAPRVNGERLWASLERMAQIGATPKGGVCRLALTDLDRESRDLFVQWARDAGCTVRVDRMGNVFARRAGRNPDAAPVMTGSHADSQPTGGRYDGIYGVLGGLEVVRALNDAGVETERPIDVVIWTNEEGSRFAPAMVAAGVFAGVYTLDYGLSRTDGAGKTIGEELARIGYAGGEPVGDYPVHAAYELHIEQGAILERAGKTIGVVTAGQGQRWYEVTLTGVDAHAGTTPMEFRRDALVGAARMIAFVDALGRRHAPHARATVGMIDARPNSRNTVPGGCFFTVEFRHPDDAVLDELDAALRAELARVAGEAGLGAQIEQIFKYPPVPFAPACIGAVRDAADALGLPHMDIVSGAGHDACYIARVAPTGMIFVPCVDGLSHNEAEAITPAWAAAGADVLLRAVLQSAQEAGD, encoded by the coding sequence ATGCGGCGTGACGACATCCTGCGCGCGCCGCGCGTGAACGGCGAGCGGCTGTGGGCGTCGCTCGAACGGATGGCGCAGATCGGCGCGACGCCGAAGGGCGGCGTGTGCCGGCTCGCGCTGACCGACCTCGACCGCGAATCGCGCGACCTGTTCGTGCAATGGGCGCGCGACGCGGGCTGCACGGTGCGGGTCGACCGGATGGGCAACGTGTTCGCGCGCCGCGCGGGCCGCAACCCGGACGCCGCGCCGGTGATGACCGGCTCGCATGCCGATTCGCAGCCGACCGGCGGCCGCTACGACGGCATCTACGGCGTGCTCGGCGGGCTCGAAGTGGTGCGCGCGCTGAACGATGCGGGCGTCGAGACCGAGCGGCCGATCGACGTCGTGATCTGGACCAACGAGGAAGGCTCGCGCTTCGCGCCGGCGATGGTCGCGGCCGGCGTGTTCGCGGGCGTCTATACGCTCGACTACGGGCTGTCGCGCACCGACGGCGCAGGCAAGACGATCGGCGAGGAACTCGCGCGGATCGGCTATGCGGGCGGCGAGCCGGTCGGCGATTACCCGGTGCACGCGGCGTACGAGCTGCACATTGAGCAGGGCGCGATTCTCGAACGCGCGGGCAAGACGATCGGTGTGGTGACGGCCGGGCAGGGGCAGCGCTGGTACGAGGTGACGCTGACCGGCGTCGACGCGCACGCGGGCACGACGCCGATGGAATTCCGCCGCGACGCGCTGGTCGGCGCCGCGCGGATGATCGCATTCGTCGACGCGCTGGGCCGCCGCCATGCGCCGCATGCGCGCGCGACGGTCGGGATGATCGACGCGCGGCCGAACTCGCGCAACACGGTGCCGGGCGGATGCTTCTTCACGGTCGAATTCCGGCATCCGGACGACGCGGTGCTCGACGAACTGGACGCGGCGCTGCGCGCCGAACTCGCGCGCGTGGCGGGCGAGGCCGGCCTCGGCGCGCAGATCGAGCAGATCTTCAAGTATCCGCCGGTGCCGTTCGCGCCGGCCTGCATCGGCGCGGTGCGCGACGCGGCCGACGCGCTCGGGCTGCCGCACATGGACATCGTGTCCGGCGCCGGCCATGACGCGTGCTACATCGCGCGCGTCGCGCCGACCGGGATGATCTTCGTGCCGTGCGTCGACGGGTTGAGCCACAACGAAGCGGAAGCGATCACGCCGGCGTGGGCGGCGGCCGGCGCCGACGTGCTGCTGCGCGCGGTGCTGCAAAGCGCGCAGGAAGCGGGCGATTGA
- a CDS encoding DUF3626 domain-containing protein, protein MDTPAERALAHIRRSWPPARQGPEFPVTLNFHPDTPAGGVGTLERIVRDGIYRSQFETATSNGGLTAYPGGDRWLWESRMFGQAYDDADPALRPKYGALNHLLDPVGGSRRFGSCHLRLRRDAHRRTTFCYPDSHYRPAHFAIHDCTALIALAAENRDGLDPLLDNYIEAQVHGAVSLDDDVDAIVLDPSYRDTPVEAAASRSGCRVEWHGGFRLSLDRLPECEQFRGQAAADAIARIAVDRIVTPAVLGRARDGVLDYQTAKWVWHCVARFGPGSGIAD, encoded by the coding sequence ATGGACACTCCTGCAGAGCGGGCGCTCGCTCATATCCGACGATCCTGGCCGCCGGCGCGGCAAGGCCCGGAATTTCCCGTCACGCTCAATTTCCATCCGGACACGCCGGCCGGCGGCGTCGGCACCCTCGAGCGGATCGTCCGCGACGGCATCTACCGGTCCCAGTTCGAGACGGCGACGAGCAACGGCGGCCTGACCGCGTATCCCGGCGGCGATCGCTGGCTCTGGGAAAGCCGGATGTTCGGGCAGGCATACGATGACGCCGATCCCGCGCTGCGGCCGAAGTACGGCGCGCTGAACCATCTTCTCGATCCTGTCGGCGGGTCGCGCCGCTTCGGATCATGTCATTTGCGCCTGCGACGCGATGCGCATCGGCGAACGACCTTCTGCTATCCCGACAGCCATTACCGGCCCGCGCATTTCGCGATTCACGACTGCACGGCGCTGATCGCGCTCGCGGCCGAAAACCGCGACGGCCTCGATCCGCTGCTCGACAACTACATCGAGGCGCAGGTGCACGGCGCGGTCAGTCTGGACGACGATGTCGACGCGATCGTGCTCGATCCGAGCTATCGCGATACGCCGGTCGAGGCGGCGGCTTCGCGATCGGGCTGCCGGGTCGAGTGGCATGGCGGTTTCCGGCTGTCGCTGGATCGGCTTCCCGAGTGCGAGCAATTCCGTGGACAGGCGGCTGCCGATGCGATCGCGCGCATCGCCGTCGATCGCATCGTGACGCCGGCCGTGCTTGGCCGCGCGCGGGACGGCGTGCTCGACTATCAGACGGCCAAATGGGTGTGGCATTGCGTGGCGCGGTTCGGACCGGGTAGCGGGATCGCGGACTGA
- the glmS gene encoding glutamine--fructose-6-phosphate transaminase (isomerizing) — MCGIVGASGRNNQVPQLVKALSRLEYRGYDSCGIALQNGGHLRSERTLRRVTDLQERVMMLGLEAGTCIAHTRWATHGAPSETNAHPIMSGDSIAVVHNGIIENHEALRAELRTRGYVFRGETDTEVIAHLIHGEYRDDLFDAVVRAVKRLRGAYAVAVLSAREPQRLVAARAGSPLVIGIGAQQNYLASDCAALGDLTDRFIYLEDGDVALLTPERIRIVDALGRDAKRPLCQVKARDNDAGLGPFQHFMQKEIFEQPQAIGNTLAGIDTISPALFGSREEARALLSRVRSVLLLGCGTSYYAGLTAKYWIESIAGLPAQVEIASEYRYRESVADPRTLVVGISQSGETADTIGAIEHARGLGQDLSLAICNVATSTIARNASLRFLTQAGIELGVASTKAFTTQLVALFLLTVTLAQLRGRLDDARAAACLQQLRGLPARVGNALALETQIMGWAADFMQRENALFLGRGIHFPIAMEGALKLKEVSYIHAEGYPAGELKHGPLALVTSAMPVVTIAPDDGLFQKLKSNMAEVRARGGRLYVLAGSHLELDDADDTRLIRLREPGDVLSPVMHVVPLQLLAYHVGCARGADVDKPRNLAKSVTVE; from the coding sequence ATGTGCGGAATCGTCGGAGCAAGCGGCCGGAACAATCAGGTGCCGCAACTGGTCAAGGCGCTGAGCCGGCTGGAGTATCGCGGCTACGACTCGTGCGGGATTGCGCTGCAGAACGGCGGCCACCTGCGCAGCGAGCGCACGCTGCGGCGCGTGACGGATCTTCAGGAACGCGTGATGATGCTCGGTCTCGAAGCGGGCACCTGCATCGCCCATACGCGCTGGGCCACCCACGGCGCGCCGTCCGAGACCAACGCGCACCCGATCATGTCGGGCGACTCGATCGCGGTCGTGCACAACGGCATCATCGAGAACCACGAGGCGCTCAGGGCCGAACTGCGGACGCGCGGCTACGTCTTTCGCGGCGAGACCGACACGGAAGTGATCGCCCACCTGATTCACGGCGAGTATCGCGACGACCTGTTCGACGCCGTCGTTCGCGCGGTCAAGCGCCTGCGCGGCGCGTATGCGGTCGCGGTGCTGAGCGCGCGCGAGCCGCAGCGTCTCGTGGCCGCGCGCGCGGGCTCGCCGCTCGTGATCGGCATCGGCGCGCAGCAGAACTACCTCGCGTCCGACTGCGCGGCGCTCGGCGACCTGACCGACCGCTTCATCTATCTCGAGGACGGCGACGTCGCGTTGCTCACGCCGGAGCGCATCCGGATCGTCGACGCGCTCGGACGCGACGCGAAACGCCCGCTGTGCCAGGTCAAGGCGCGCGACAACGACGCCGGCCTCGGCCCGTTCCAGCACTTCATGCAGAAGGAGATCTTCGAGCAACCGCAGGCGATCGGCAACACGCTGGCCGGCATCGACACGATCTCGCCGGCCCTGTTCGGTTCGCGCGAGGAGGCTCGGGCGTTGCTGTCGCGCGTGCGGAGCGTGCTGCTGCTCGGCTGCGGCACCAGCTATTACGCGGGGCTCACCGCGAAATACTGGATCGAGAGCATCGCGGGCCTGCCGGCCCAGGTCGAGATCGCCAGCGAGTACCGCTACCGGGAATCGGTGGCCGACCCGCGCACGCTCGTCGTCGGCATTTCTCAATCGGGCGAAACCGCCGACACGATCGGCGCGATCGAGCACGCGCGCGGCCTCGGCCAGGACCTGTCGCTGGCGATCTGCAACGTCGCGACGAGCACGATCGCGCGCAACGCGTCGCTGCGCTTCCTGACGCAGGCCGGCATCGAGCTGGGCGTCGCCTCGACCAAGGCCTTCACGACGCAACTGGTCGCGCTGTTCCTGCTGACGGTGACGCTCGCGCAGTTGCGCGGCCGGCTCGACGACGCGCGCGCGGCAGCGTGCCTGCAGCAGTTGCGCGGGCTGCCGGCGCGCGTCGGCAATGCGCTGGCGCTGGAAACGCAGATCATGGGCTGGGCCGCCGATTTCATGCAGCGGGAGAATGCGCTGTTCCTCGGGCGCGGCATTCATTTCCCGATTGCGATGGAAGGCGCGCTGAAGCTCAAGGAGGTGTCGTACATCCATGCCGAGGGCTACCCGGCGGGCGAGCTGAAGCACGGCCCGCTCGCGCTCGTGACGAGCGCGATGCCGGTCGTCACGATAGCGCCGGACGACGGCCTGTTCCAGAAGCTGAAGTCGAACATGGCCGAAGTGCGCGCGCGCGGCGGGCGGCTCTACGTGCTCGCGGGCAGCCATCTCGAGCTCGACGACGCCGACGATACGCGCCTGATTCGCCTGCGCGAGCCGGGCGACGTGCTGTCGCCGGTCATGCACGTCGTGCCGTTGCAGTTGCTCGCGTATCACGTCGGCTGCGCGCGCGGCGCAGATGTCGACAAGCCGCGCAACCTCGCCAAGTCGGTCACCGTGGAATGA
- the pgaB gene encoding poly-beta-1,6-N-acetyl-D-glucosamine N-deacetylase PgaB, whose protein sequence is MQSRRTFMCGCLGTAAACSLFPGVTQARMIDLLPPSDPADGKTFRVICMHDVRDNLLSTFATATMVDPYAIDTGTLTAIFSWLQSNNYHTVTVRQIEASRHGGKPLPPRSVLLTFDDGFRSHYTKVLPLLKRFRYPAVMGIVTAWIDAPADAPIRISDRIQVPREFFMSWDEVKQVGSSELVELACHTHNLHHGAVANPQGNELPATTSHLYLGNEKRYETDAEFEARIHDDLQTCVRQIHERTGVIARSMVWPYGAENQPVRRISTSLGMDIQFSLDAGPNTPDVPLDRLRRILMMYDVDIGGFERSMREPATNRGESGVVERVVQVDLDQVYDPNPAQQEKNLGVLVQRIYDMQPKSVYLQAYADPKGTGVAESVYFPNRHLPMRADLFSRTAWQLNTRSNVQVYAWMPVLAFRPPPGKLHDLETVTAYGGAPARENATRGFRLSPFDPNARLMIEQIYEDLSKYASFSGILFSDDAVLDDYEDAGRHALQTYGQWGLPRDIGQIRAKPDLMDRWTRQKTRYLLDLTRQLEQIVLANQNAGDVLTARNIFAQPVLNPASEAWYAQNYDDFLNAYDFVALMAMPYMEQAPDPERWLDQLAGAVATKPHGLTKTVFELQSYDWRARKDIPSSTLLAQMGRLRSRGVLNFGYYPDNFLRDQPQLAAIRTAMSLKSRLDPTSINALMQGQHKGKAAQ, encoded by the coding sequence ATGCAATCCAGACGGACCTTCATGTGTGGTTGCCTTGGCACGGCTGCTGCTTGTTCGCTGTTTCCGGGCGTGACCCAGGCACGGATGATCGACCTGCTTCCGCCATCCGATCCCGCCGACGGCAAGACCTTCCGCGTGATCTGCATGCACGACGTGCGCGACAACCTGCTGTCGACGTTCGCGACCGCCACGATGGTCGATCCGTACGCGATCGATACCGGCACGCTGACCGCGATTTTTTCCTGGCTGCAGAGCAACAACTACCACACCGTCACCGTCAGGCAGATCGAAGCGTCCCGGCACGGCGGCAAGCCGTTGCCGCCCCGCTCCGTGCTCCTCACGTTCGACGACGGCTTCCGCAGCCACTACACGAAAGTGCTGCCGCTGCTGAAGCGGTTCCGCTATCCGGCGGTGATGGGCATCGTCACGGCGTGGATCGACGCCCCGGCCGACGCGCCGATCCGCATCAGCGACCGGATCCAGGTGCCGCGCGAATTCTTCATGTCGTGGGACGAGGTCAAGCAGGTCGGTTCGTCGGAACTGGTCGAACTCGCCTGTCACACGCACAACCTGCACCACGGCGCGGTGGCCAACCCGCAGGGCAACGAGTTGCCCGCGACGACGTCGCACCTCTACCTGGGAAACGAAAAGCGCTATGAAACCGATGCGGAATTCGAAGCGCGGATACACGACGACCTGCAGACGTGCGTCCGGCAGATTCATGAGCGCACCGGCGTCATCGCGCGCTCGATGGTCTGGCCGTATGGCGCGGAAAACCAGCCGGTGCGCCGAATCTCGACGTCGCTCGGCATGGATATCCAGTTCAGCCTCGATGCCGGGCCGAACACGCCGGACGTGCCGCTCGACCGGTTGCGGCGGATCCTGATGATGTATGACGTCGACATCGGCGGGTTCGAGCGTTCGATGCGCGAGCCGGCGACCAATCGCGGCGAGTCCGGTGTCGTCGAGCGTGTCGTGCAGGTCGACCTCGACCAGGTGTACGACCCCAACCCGGCGCAGCAGGAAAAGAACCTCGGCGTGCTCGTCCAGCGCATCTACGATATGCAGCCGAAGTCGGTCTACCTGCAGGCGTACGCCGATCCGAAGGGCACGGGTGTCGCGGAGTCCGTCTATTTTCCGAACCGGCACCTGCCGATGCGCGCCGACCTGTTCTCGCGCACCGCCTGGCAGCTCAATACCCGCTCCAACGTCCAGGTCTACGCATGGATGCCGGTGCTCGCGTTCCGCCCGCCGCCGGGCAAGCTCCACGACCTCGAAACGGTCACCGCCTACGGCGGCGCGCCGGCGCGCGAGAACGCCACGCGCGGTTTTCGCCTGAGCCCGTTCGATCCGAATGCACGGCTGATGATCGAGCAGATCTACGAGGACCTGAGCAAATATGCGTCGTTCAGCGGCATCCTGTTCAGCGACGACGCGGTGCTCGACGACTACGAGGATGCGGGCCGGCACGCGTTGCAAACGTATGGCCAATGGGGGCTGCCGCGCGACATCGGGCAGATTCGCGCGAAGCCCGACCTGATGGACCGCTGGACCCGGCAGAAGACGCGCTACCTGCTGGACCTGACGCGGCAGCTCGAGCAGATCGTGCTCGCGAACCAGAACGCGGGCGACGTGCTCACCGCGCGCAACATCTTCGCGCAGCCGGTGCTGAACCCCGCGTCCGAAGCCTGGTATGCGCAGAACTACGACGATTTCCTCAACGCGTACGACTTCGTCGCGCTGATGGCGATGCCCTACATGGAGCAGGCGCCGGACCCGGAGCGCTGGCTGGACCAGCTCGCCGGCGCGGTCGCGACGAAACCGCACGGCCTGACGAAGACCGTGTTCGAACTGCAGTCCTACGACTGGCGCGCGCGCAAGGATATTCCCAGCAGCACGCTGCTTGCGCAGATGGGGCGACTGCGAAGCCGCGGGGTGTTGAACTTCGGCTACTACCCGGACAACTTCCTGCGCGACCAGCCGCAGCTCGCGGCGATACGCACTGCGATGTCGCTCAAGTCCCGTCTCGATCCGACCTCGATCAACGCGCTGATGCAGGGGCAACACAAAGGGAAGGCCGCGCAATGA
- a CDS encoding Biofilm PGA synthesis auxiliary protein PgaD, with product MKNAPIIDLSLRSPSQMVADRGVIVGCGHIVWFRFMRPALVGAVWASICIYTYRYLLPFDDHEMPIEQLIFYVTCIAVMAGGLVTWLIAARVVHPFTNRWHVSKMLRRSASLKARPVATTALTRARRHGEALGSRILVASHDANGSISAIEWKSHERHAAPQARAWDDEEPDEAAWDGAGPTRRHGT from the coding sequence ATGAAGAACGCGCCGATTATTGACCTCTCCCTCCGCTCCCCGAGCCAGATGGTCGCCGACCGCGGCGTCATCGTCGGCTGCGGGCACATCGTGTGGTTCCGCTTCATGCGGCCGGCGCTGGTCGGTGCGGTATGGGCGTCGATCTGCATCTATACGTACCGCTACCTGCTGCCGTTCGACGACCACGAAATGCCGATCGAGCAACTGATCTTCTACGTGACCTGCATCGCGGTGATGGCGGGCGGGCTCGTCACCTGGCTGATCGCGGCGCGCGTCGTGCATCCGTTCACCAACCGCTGGCACGTGTCGAAGATGCTGCGGCGTTCGGCAAGCCTCAAGGCCCGGCCGGTCGCGACGACCGCCCTGACGCGCGCCCGGCGGCACGGCGAAGCACTGGGATCGCGCATTCTCGTCGCGTCGCACGACGCCAACGGATCGATTTCCGCGATCGAATGGAAGAGCCATGAGCGCCATGCCGCGCCGCAAGCGCGCGCATGGGACGACGAGGAACCGGACGAGGCAGCCTGGGACGGCGCCGGTCCGACCAGGCGTCACGGCACCTGA